In Akkermansia muciniphila, one DNA window encodes the following:
- a CDS encoding DUF6288 domain-containing protein, which translates to MEHTPPLPSGFNINGYLIQSLKQTDSLCHVYYASDADHVQYLLREFCPQGLAVRDPESGKLRYPENTDIEREVLPLKNDFEAQFRTGSLGEIPALGTLYLAYAIPGGHASAQPAPGTAAPAASRLQRDQRTLAAPGTAGAAPVHAGSLPQPRKKKNSAGIWILTLLLLGGACGTYYFTRNPAEKPVSAQEPDVPHSNREKKGAAKPEKKAAPPAVSGEASPEQENAAGLSPSGPAEQPEKTPPATSSGERNEDAPGALKEKSAAAPAQPDENSFAPADGKQPEPQQPANRKESQEGQTAAKPAPVVRPRGKAARQTTNMGDVNAYVKKFAKPMPLNQWRKQYAELYTSWFGNSEEVAKGWITTFGPLGFRARGLDASWPDTNFRGFFPKTMLDPNGEPVANLYTVTQVIEGSPAEKYVKEGDLILGIDGHLFKTSQSLDVLYGPYQHQNRRGLDMHAGLLVDKAEGAGKITLNLIPAESVEKIQGIQPLWKEAFREERAKKPVSLSIPVKGGQQVRLRVDDGGNGIGSDGFEWSDLRLEGPGGTVPLTKAQQYTVGYGEARYDAKSKVWQAHAVSSLVFDIPKGDWNLKGTGTPRWSASVGVTVQVGGSAALPDAVKKYVKNVTFKIPQLGSYALGFPKNCAKSKAVVHMMSEWLAAQQREDGSWERPGGYCGNHYDTGWAGLALMATGNPKYDPVIKKAAQYIAFSGSQCWWAVPQASAGIFLCEYWLRYRDNSVLPAIRNGVQRMKNEVLYGDFVTGHGIHPGYRGTGVSIGGSHMCLFLALASKTPARTEDGVLDKMMDHAQSICPTGMGPYGRMTETFTFEPDRECGGTYSGRHGPYYIASLICGGPELYTKNSRIMYGEGPIGGCDQGHSSETLSIMWALPAYWRTNPEAYYKNMEAFRWKLTLLRPFDGGMMQNPNRLELMTADSVIGTYIRTSIWITALCAERQNLAITGKPEFQAKTFRKVPPIIDTESRFLNTYVRNWSMVNAALGTKAPASLKSAIRELKNIPVEQGCRFKLINVVNNRALPIAKAIMEIPGVDQLTRATCAEMILGMDVRIFFEPKRNDGNPQPGEYSLNVDVQQPLGGRALGLHRDKEQEGKANSAYKYDFAGTVQFSDTTTFSPMETISWTPNSKFGGQWNVYSYKKELSGPTQPGVQKMNAKIKWRVNDLEVEYDRPIAVGGFEVGCAEKALSVTNCNHLWVPGILIRDHGNWGCSFHLPDGTYISAASQGNQIEVYDKTDKKKEKTWVSPNDSCLTQGSRCLFHVSTDWHGLECRVHELKLLGSSTEEVEDYKLKASTGGRVDTAKLTDRDATTIEELDASPMEDEPLVLELTLKSPAALRAMDIKIEKGHNRLIIEAYKGGKWVPVHWGSLGASTAGVSDAQKAMYANEPEVLRMLQLPGNGFIKCMRTFDPVTTNRLRVKLFQKGGKVRLAELHVYKANAAKNMALRS; encoded by the coding sequence ATGGAACATACGCCTCCCCTCCCTTCCGGATTTAATATCAACGGTTATCTTATCCAATCCCTGAAGCAGACGGATTCCCTCTGCCATGTCTATTACGCTTCGGACGCCGACCATGTTCAATACCTGCTCCGCGAATTCTGTCCCCAGGGGCTCGCTGTGCGCGACCCGGAAAGCGGGAAACTGCGTTATCCGGAAAACACGGATATTGAACGGGAAGTTCTTCCGCTGAAGAATGATTTCGAAGCGCAGTTCCGCACGGGCTCCCTGGGGGAAATCCCCGCTCTGGGCACCCTGTACCTGGCTTATGCCATTCCCGGCGGCCATGCCTCCGCGCAGCCGGCTCCCGGCACGGCCGCCCCTGCGGCATCCCGCCTCCAGCGCGATCAGCGGACCCTGGCCGCTCCCGGAACCGCCGGGGCGGCGCCCGTTCATGCGGGCTCCCTTCCCCAGCCGCGGAAAAAGAAGAACTCCGCCGGCATATGGATTCTCACCCTGCTCCTGCTGGGAGGAGCATGCGGAACCTATTATTTCACCCGGAACCCCGCGGAAAAACCCGTCTCTGCTCAAGAGCCGGACGTTCCCCACTCCAACAGGGAAAAGAAGGGAGCCGCCAAACCGGAAAAGAAAGCCGCCCCGCCCGCCGTGAGTGGGGAAGCCTCCCCCGAACAGGAAAACGCCGCGGGCCTCTCCCCGTCCGGACCGGCGGAGCAGCCGGAAAAAACGCCGCCGGCCACTTCCTCCGGGGAACGGAATGAAGACGCCCCGGGCGCTTTGAAGGAAAAATCCGCAGCCGCTCCTGCACAGCCTGACGAAAACTCCTTCGCCCCTGCGGACGGAAAACAGCCGGAACCGCAACAGCCCGCCAACCGGAAGGAATCACAGGAGGGACAGACTGCCGCCAAACCTGCGCCCGTAGTGCGTCCGCGCGGGAAAGCCGCCAGGCAAACAACCAATATGGGGGATGTGAACGCCTATGTGAAAAAATTCGCCAAGCCCATGCCGCTGAACCAGTGGAGAAAACAATACGCCGAGCTGTACACGAGCTGGTTCGGCAATTCCGAGGAAGTAGCCAAAGGCTGGATCACCACCTTCGGCCCTCTGGGCTTCCGCGCCCGCGGCCTGGACGCCTCCTGGCCGGACACGAACTTCCGCGGCTTCTTCCCAAAAACCATGCTGGACCCCAACGGGGAACCCGTGGCGAACCTTTACACGGTCACCCAGGTGATTGAAGGTTCCCCTGCCGAAAAATACGTCAAGGAAGGTGACCTGATCCTGGGCATTGACGGACACCTCTTCAAAACGTCGCAAAGCCTGGACGTGCTTTACGGCCCTTATCAGCATCAGAACCGGCGCGGCCTGGACATGCACGCGGGCCTTCTGGTGGACAAGGCGGAAGGCGCCGGAAAAATCACCCTGAACCTTATTCCCGCGGAAAGCGTGGAAAAAATCCAGGGCATCCAGCCCCTCTGGAAGGAAGCCTTCCGGGAGGAACGGGCTAAAAAGCCCGTTTCCCTTTCCATTCCGGTAAAGGGCGGCCAGCAGGTGCGCCTGCGTGTGGATGACGGCGGCAACGGCATCGGCAGTGACGGCTTCGAATGGTCGGACCTGAGGCTGGAAGGCCCCGGCGGAACCGTTCCGCTGACCAAGGCCCAGCAATACACCGTGGGTTACGGAGAAGCCAGGTACGACGCCAAAAGCAAGGTATGGCAGGCGCACGCCGTCTCTTCTCTGGTCTTTGATATCCCCAAGGGAGACTGGAATCTTAAAGGAACGGGAACCCCCAGGTGGTCCGCCTCCGTGGGCGTGACCGTACAGGTGGGCGGCTCCGCTGCCCTGCCGGACGCAGTGAAAAAATACGTGAAAAACGTCACCTTCAAAATCCCCCAGCTGGGTTCTTATGCCCTCGGCTTCCCCAAAAATTGCGCCAAGAGCAAGGCGGTCGTCCATATGATGAGCGAATGGCTGGCGGCCCAGCAGCGCGAGGACGGCTCCTGGGAACGCCCGGGCGGCTACTGCGGCAACCATTATGATACAGGCTGGGCCGGCCTGGCCCTGATGGCCACGGGCAACCCGAAGTATGACCCCGTCATTAAAAAAGCGGCTCAGTACATCGCCTTCTCCGGCTCCCAGTGCTGGTGGGCCGTCCCCCAGGCCTCCGCGGGCATTTTCCTGTGCGAATACTGGCTGCGCTACCGGGACAACTCCGTGCTTCCGGCCATCCGCAACGGCGTGCAGCGCATGAAAAATGAAGTCCTTTACGGGGACTTCGTCACCGGCCACGGCATTCACCCGGGCTACCGGGGAACAGGCGTCAGCATCGGCGGCTCCCACATGTGCCTGTTCCTGGCGCTGGCCAGCAAAACGCCGGCGCGCACGGAAGACGGCGTACTGGACAAAATGATGGACCATGCCCAGTCCATCTGCCCCACCGGCATGGGACCCTATGGCCGCATGACGGAAACCTTCACCTTTGAACCCGACCGTGAATGCGGGGGGACCTACTCCGGACGCCACGGCCCGTACTACATCGCTTCCCTCATCTGCGGCGGACCGGAGCTGTACACGAAAAACAGCCGCATCATGTATGGGGAAGGCCCCATCGGCGGCTGTGACCAGGGCCACTCTTCCGAGACGCTCTCCATCATGTGGGCCCTCCCCGCCTACTGGCGAACCAATCCGGAAGCATATTACAAAAACATGGAGGCTTTCCGGTGGAAACTGACGCTGCTGCGCCCCTTTGACGGCGGCATGATGCAGAACCCCAACCGCCTGGAACTGATGACGGCGGACTCCGTCATCGGCACCTACATCCGCACCAGCATCTGGATCACGGCCCTCTGCGCGGAACGCCAGAACCTGGCAATTACGGGCAAGCCTGAATTCCAGGCCAAAACGTTCCGGAAGGTTCCCCCCATCATTGACACGGAATCCCGCTTCCTGAACACCTACGTGCGCAACTGGTCCATGGTAAACGCTGCGCTTGGAACCAAGGCCCCCGCCTCCCTGAAATCCGCCATCCGGGAATTGAAAAATATTCCGGTGGAACAGGGCTGCCGCTTTAAGCTTATCAATGTCGTCAACAACCGCGCCCTCCCCATCGCCAAGGCCATCATGGAGATTCCCGGGGTGGACCAGCTCACCAGGGCCACTTGCGCGGAAATGATTCTGGGCATGGATGTGCGCATTTTCTTTGAACCCAAGCGCAACGACGGCAACCCCCAGCCCGGGGAATATTCTCTGAACGTGGACGTCCAGCAGCCACTGGGCGGCCGCGCCCTGGGGCTCCACCGCGACAAGGAGCAGGAAGGGAAAGCCAACTCCGCCTACAAATATGATTTTGCCGGCACGGTGCAATTCAGCGACACGACCACCTTCTCCCCCATGGAAACCATTTCCTGGACGCCCAATTCCAAATTCGGCGGCCAATGGAACGTCTACTCCTACAAGAAGGAACTCAGCGGCCCCACCCAGCCGGGCGTGCAAAAAATGAACGCCAAAATCAAATGGCGCGTCAATGACCTGGAGGTGGAATACGACCGCCCCATCGCCGTGGGCGGCTTTGAAGTGGGATGTGCAGAAAAGGCCCTCTCAGTCACCAACTGCAACCATCTGTGGGTGCCGGGCATCCTGATCCGGGATCACGGCAACTGGGGCTGCTCCTTCCATCTGCCGGACGGGACCTACATTTCCGCGGCCTCTCAGGGCAACCAGATAGAGGTGTACGACAAAACGGATAAAAAGAAGGAAAAAACCTGGGTTTCTCCGAATGACTCCTGCCTGACTCAGGGTTCCCGCTGCCTGTTCCACGTTTCCACGGACTGGCACGGCCTGGAATGCCGCGTGCATGAACTGAAACTGTTGGGAAGCTCCACGGAGGAAGTGGAGGACTACAAGCTGAAAGCCTCCACAGGAGGCCGTGTGGACACGGCCAAACTGACGGACCGGGACGCCACCACGATTGAGGAGCTGGACGCTTCCCCCATGGAAGACGAGCCCCTGGTGCTGGAACTCACCCTGAAATCCCCTGCCGCCCTGCGCGCCATGGACATCAAGATTGAAAAAGGTCACAACCGCCTCATCATTGAAGCCTACAAGGGCGGCAAGTGGGTTCCCGTCCACTGGGGCTCCCTGGGAGCCTCCACCGCCGGCGTCAGCGATGCGCAGAAAGCCATGTACGCCAATGAACCGGAAGTGCTGCGCATGCTTCAGCTTCCGGGCAACGGATTCATCAAATGCATGCGGACGTTTGACCCCGTCACCACCAACAGGCTGCGCGTCAAGCTCTTCCAGAAGGGCGGAAAAGTCCGCCTTGCGGAACTGCACGTGTACAAGGCGAACGCCGCCAAAAATATGGCTCTCCGGTCTTAA
- a CDS encoding glycoside hydrolase family 16 protein: MAATPWASDRNWELVFEDDFDGSSLNEHNWSRIDYVGYNAPDWRKYQSREESLVEFREKDGNSTMTLWGKYGDYTTQTNQTAPAKTYACGGVYSLKTFSFQYGYVEVRARFDCVQGVWPAIWMMPKSDSIGWPVGGEIDIMEHLNYEGRVYQTIHWSQNGVPNQDKSQGVTPGWSDGAAKTSWHTYGMEWTEEGITFYVDGKATGSFKKPNNANWPFDKDGNEFYLIIDQQIGGNWVENAGVNKGIDQNTLANSGAAFDIDYVKVYASSIYNHLVPEPAVASLGLFGAVLLAARRKRS; this comes from the coding sequence ATGGCGGCGACTCCCTGGGCATCCGACAGGAACTGGGAACTCGTTTTTGAAGACGACTTTGACGGATCATCTCTGAACGAACACAACTGGAGCCGCATTGATTACGTAGGCTATAACGCCCCGGACTGGCGCAAGTACCAATCCCGGGAGGAAAGCCTTGTGGAATTCCGGGAAAAGGACGGCAACTCCACCATGACCCTGTGGGGAAAATACGGGGACTACACTACTCAAACCAACCAGACCGCACCGGCCAAAACATACGCCTGCGGAGGGGTATATTCCCTGAAAACCTTCTCCTTCCAATACGGCTACGTAGAAGTCCGCGCCAGATTCGACTGCGTGCAGGGCGTCTGGCCGGCCATCTGGATGATGCCCAAATCCGACAGCATAGGCTGGCCTGTCGGAGGGGAAATTGACATCATGGAACACCTGAATTACGAGGGCCGCGTTTACCAGACAATCCACTGGTCGCAAAACGGCGTTCCCAATCAGGATAAATCCCAGGGGGTCACCCCCGGCTGGAGCGACGGCGCCGCAAAAACGAGCTGGCACACCTACGGGATGGAATGGACGGAAGAAGGCATCACCTTTTATGTGGACGGAAAAGCAACCGGTTCATTCAAAAAGCCCAATAACGCAAACTGGCCCTTTGACAAGGACGGGAATGAATTCTACCTGATCATCGACCAGCAGATCGGAGGCAACTGGGTGGAAAACGCAGGAGTCAATAAAGGAATTGACCAAAATACGCTGGCCAATTCCGGAGCCGCATTCGACATCGACTATGTCAAAGTTTATGCCTCAAGCATCTACAACCACCTCGTTCCGGAACCCGCTGTGGCTTCGCTGGGCCTGTTTGGAGCAGTCTTGCTGGCGGCTCGCCGCAAAAGAAGCTGA
- the nagZ gene encoding beta-N-acetylhexosaminidase, translated as MLPALIGISGHEVGAEEEAAIRRWQPAGFILFSRNIDSVEQVRGLTETLRKLCLHHPVIAVDQEGGRVVRTASLGLHLPSPASLARLGSVGGMVELAAVTALALRYLGVNLNFAPVLDICHDPSAANALPGRCWGDNAQDVISRGGVYASNLRRGGVQSCGKHFPGMGRAQADPHFSLPVVDLDERELFKTDLLPFLALCPALSSIMSAHIMLPQIDPDYPATLSERVIRGLLRDRLGFRGVVFTDDLCMGAIAAQYSPDDAAFLSLRAGCDLPLICHDPLPWLDGLASRLEGLNAYDREDSFKRVEKLSDSLCFPFPEKASLWDSCLRRAEALCRLGEEGGGDNLPSSPVQEY; from the coding sequence ATGCTCCCGGCCCTGATCGGCATAAGCGGCCATGAAGTGGGCGCGGAGGAAGAGGCTGCCATCCGGCGTTGGCAGCCGGCGGGTTTTATTCTGTTTTCCAGGAATATTGATTCCGTGGAGCAGGTGCGCGGGCTGACGGAGACACTGCGGAAACTTTGCCTCCACCATCCTGTCATTGCCGTGGACCAGGAGGGAGGCCGGGTGGTGCGCACCGCTTCCCTGGGCCTGCATCTGCCCTCCCCGGCTTCGCTGGCCCGGCTCGGTTCGGTTGGCGGCATGGTGGAACTGGCCGCGGTGACGGCCCTGGCTCTCCGCTACCTGGGGGTGAATCTGAATTTTGCCCCGGTGCTGGATATCTGCCATGATCCGTCCGCGGCCAACGCGCTTCCCGGCCGCTGCTGGGGAGACAATGCGCAGGACGTTATTTCACGCGGCGGCGTTTATGCCTCCAACCTGCGCCGGGGCGGCGTGCAGAGCTGCGGCAAACATTTTCCCGGCATGGGCCGTGCCCAGGCGGATCCCCATTTCAGCCTTCCTGTGGTTGACCTGGATGAACGGGAGTTGTTCAAGACGGATTTGCTGCCTTTTCTGGCTCTGTGCCCGGCATTATCCTCCATCATGTCCGCCCATATCATGTTGCCTCAGATTGATCCCGATTATCCCGCTACCTTGTCCGAACGGGTGATCCGGGGGCTTCTGCGCGACCGCCTTGGCTTCCGGGGGGTGGTGTTTACGGATGATTTGTGCATGGGGGCGATTGCGGCGCAGTATTCCCCGGATGACGCCGCTTTCCTGTCCCTGCGGGCCGGATGCGATCTGCCCCTGATTTGCCATGACCCTCTTCCCTGGCTGGATGGGCTGGCTTCCCGCCTGGAGGGGTTGAACGCCTATGACCGGGAGGATTCTTTCAAACGGGTGGAAAAGCTGAGCGACTCCCTGTGTTTCCCGTTTCCGGAAAAGGCTTCCCTGTGGGATTCCTGCCTCCGCCGTGCGGAAGCCCTGTGCCGCCTGGGAGAGGAAGGCGGCGGGGACAACCTGCCTTCATCCCCCGTTCAGGAGTATTGA
- the pyrE gene encoding orotate phosphoribosyltransferase — protein MSEQYDLLKSILLEKSVRTGTFTLASGKVSDLYVDCRMTALDPVGATLVGALGWKLVKEDILPRFPEVAAIGGMTMGADPISLAVGMTSALEGAEKKLQVFTVRKEPKDHGRGRRIEGNFQAGDTVVVVDDVITTGGSTLKAIDAIEAEGGRVAAALVLLDREEGGRQAIEERGIPVYPLYTRTSLLGR, from the coding sequence ATGAGCGAACAATACGATCTTCTTAAAAGCATTCTTCTGGAAAAATCCGTGCGTACGGGAACCTTTACGCTGGCTTCCGGCAAGGTGTCCGACTTGTATGTGGACTGCCGCATGACAGCCCTGGACCCCGTAGGGGCCACCCTGGTGGGCGCTCTGGGCTGGAAGCTGGTGAAGGAGGATATTCTGCCCCGTTTCCCGGAGGTGGCTGCCATCGGCGGCATGACCATGGGGGCGGACCCTATTTCCCTGGCCGTCGGCATGACCAGCGCTCTGGAAGGGGCGGAAAAGAAGCTTCAGGTGTTCACCGTGCGCAAGGAGCCGAAGGACCATGGACGCGGCCGCCGCATTGAAGGCAATTTCCAGGCCGGGGATACCGTGGTCGTGGTGGATGACGTCATCACGACGGGCGGCTCCACATTGAAGGCTATTGACGCCATTGAGGCGGAAGGGGGCAGGGTTGCCGCCGCCCTGGTGCTGCTGGACCGCGAGGAAGGCGGACGCCAGGCGATTGAGGAACGCGGCATTCCCGTTTACCCGCTGTACACCAGGACTTCCCTGTTGGGCCGTTAA
- a CDS encoding L,D-transpeptidase has product MKSGILTLVSISSALVSCTSYERPPLFDQIAGKIQGVSGRDDYLSGVGSTSGVNTDLPPEARLGQGYWDLPAGTQGEKHIIIDLKQQKVFYYVGTTLVGVSPMSSGKEGYGTPRGTYKIIQKDANYKSGTYGVLRSKATGAVVNGDYNARSGGAPAGTYFDPAPMPYWMRITGGYGMHVGFVTGYPVSHGCVRLPEDMAKTFFEHTPVGTRVTIR; this is encoded by the coding sequence ATGAAATCCGGCATATTGACGCTAGTTTCTATCAGTTCCGCTCTTGTTTCCTGCACATCGTACGAGAGGCCCCCGCTGTTTGACCAAATCGCCGGGAAAATCCAGGGCGTGTCCGGGCGGGACGATTACCTGTCCGGGGTGGGCTCTACCTCCGGCGTCAACACGGACCTGCCTCCGGAAGCCCGTCTGGGCCAGGGATATTGGGACCTGCCGGCGGGCACCCAGGGGGAAAAGCACATCATCATTGACCTCAAGCAGCAGAAAGTCTTCTACTACGTGGGAACCACGCTCGTGGGCGTTTCCCCCATGTCTTCCGGCAAGGAAGGCTACGGCACTCCCAGGGGAACGTACAAAATCATCCAGAAAGACGCCAACTACAAATCCGGCACCTACGGCGTTCTGCGCAGCAAGGCTACCGGAGCCGTCGTCAACGGGGATTACAACGCCAGGTCTGGCGGAGCGCCGGCAGGCACCTACTTCGACCCCGCCCCCATGCCCTACTGGATGCGGATTACGGGGGGCTACGGCATGCACGTGGGGTTTGTCACCGGATATCCGGTCAGCCACGGATGCGTGCGCCTGCCGGAGGACATGGCCAAGACCTTCTTTGAGCATACCCCCGTCGGCACCAGGGTCACCATCCGTTAG
- the hemW gene encoding radical SAM family heme chaperone HemW, with product MHLYVHIPFCHRICPYCAFFKHTPASTDMKLFIRALGREAESRAAALSMSRGGETATLYFGGGTPSMLSDTHLGRLMETLDRLVPVDRLDEFSFEANPATFTEKKVRFWRSLGMNRVSLGVQSLDSGILRLLGREHTPSQALRSVEMLKNAGMPHINMDLMFAIPGQTLSIWEASLKEAVRAGTDHISAYNLTYEEDTEFFRSLLRGEKRQDPDEDAAFFELAEHVLEAAGMRHYETSNYAREGCQSPHNMAYWKGEDYVGIGPGAVSTINGMRYSNTRDTDAYIRSTLENGLPLSEQEPVTAEDYRLERIALMLRTDEGLPLKYILPESRPLLEQYRELGLADISPEQRLILKGRGRLLVDAIAAELC from the coding sequence TTGCACCTTTACGTCCACATTCCCTTCTGTCACCGCATCTGTCCGTACTGTGCCTTCTTCAAGCACACCCCGGCGTCCACGGACATGAAACTTTTCATCCGTGCGCTGGGGCGGGAAGCGGAATCCCGCGCCGCGGCCCTGTCCATGAGCCGCGGAGGGGAAACAGCCACCCTTTACTTTGGAGGAGGGACGCCCTCCATGCTCTCGGACACGCATCTGGGGCGTCTCATGGAAACCCTGGACCGTCTCGTGCCCGTGGACAGGCTGGATGAATTCTCCTTTGAGGCCAACCCCGCCACCTTTACGGAAAAAAAAGTGCGCTTCTGGCGCAGCCTGGGCATGAACCGGGTTTCCCTGGGCGTGCAGTCCCTGGATTCCGGCATCCTGCGTCTGCTGGGGCGCGAACATACCCCGTCCCAGGCGCTGCGCTCCGTGGAAATGCTGAAAAATGCGGGAATGCCCCATATCAACATGGATCTCATGTTCGCCATTCCGGGGCAAACCCTCTCCATATGGGAAGCCTCCCTGAAAGAGGCTGTCCGCGCCGGCACGGACCATATCTCCGCCTACAACCTCACCTATGAAGAAGACACGGAATTCTTCCGGAGCCTGCTTCGGGGGGAAAAAAGGCAGGATCCGGATGAAGACGCCGCCTTCTTTGAACTGGCGGAACATGTGCTGGAGGCGGCGGGCATGCGCCACTATGAAACGTCCAACTACGCCCGGGAAGGCTGCCAATCCCCTCACAATATGGCCTACTGGAAGGGAGAGGACTATGTGGGCATAGGCCCCGGCGCGGTCAGCACCATCAACGGCATGCGGTACTCCAACACGCGGGACACGGACGCCTACATACGCAGCACGCTGGAAAACGGCCTCCCCCTTTCCGAACAGGAACCCGTCACCGCGGAAGACTACCGCCTGGAACGCATTGCCCTGATGCTCCGGACGGATGAAGGATTGCCGCTGAAATACATTCTGCCGGAATCCCGCCCTCTGCTGGAACAATACCGGGAACTGGGCCTGGCGGACATTTCACCGGAACAAAGGCTCATCCTGAAAGGCCGCGGCCGCCTGCTCGTGGACGCCATCGCGGCGGAACTGTGCTGA
- the serS gene encoding serine--tRNA ligase yields the protein MLDIRVIRENPEEVKARLKPRNGDAWKLVDDVLACDEARRNAETEKQALQSERNATSKQIGMLKKKGEDTSSIEARVREIGDRIRELDRVAEENAAQLNSLLMNIPNLPHLECPVGADETANPEIKLWGEKPAIENPKDHVELAANLGMISFEDGARITGSGFVVYRGAGARLERALINFLLNTQTVENGYQEVGVPFVVKRECMEGTGQLPKFEEDMYGTEDQQMFLIPTAEVPVTNLYRDTILQESDLPIKMAAYTPCFRREAGSAGRINRGMIRVHQFDKVELVQILKPEDSFRELEVLRGHAESILQKLGLHYRVIELCTGDLGFSSAKTYDIEVWAPGQGQYLEVSSCSCFTDYQARRMRLRYKDADGRNQFCHTLNGSGTALPRLYVALLETYQQPDGSIRIPEALVPYFGADCIRPEQA from the coding sequence ATGCTCGACATCCGTGTAATACGAGAAAATCCGGAAGAAGTGAAAGCGCGGTTAAAGCCCCGCAACGGCGACGCGTGGAAGCTTGTTGATGACGTTCTGGCCTGCGATGAGGCGCGCCGCAATGCCGAAACGGAAAAGCAGGCCTTGCAGTCCGAGCGCAATGCCACCTCCAAGCAGATCGGCATGCTCAAAAAGAAGGGGGAAGACACGTCCTCCATTGAAGCGCGCGTGCGCGAAATCGGGGACCGCATCCGGGAACTGGACCGTGTCGCGGAGGAAAATGCGGCCCAGCTCAACTCCCTGCTGATGAACATTCCCAACCTGCCGCATCTGGAATGCCCTGTGGGCGCGGATGAAACGGCCAACCCGGAAATCAAGCTGTGGGGAGAAAAGCCCGCTATTGAAAACCCGAAAGACCATGTGGAACTGGCCGCGAATCTGGGCATGATTTCCTTTGAAGACGGCGCGCGGATTACGGGCTCCGGTTTTGTGGTGTACCGCGGGGCGGGCGCCCGTCTGGAACGCGCCCTGATCAACTTCCTGCTGAATACGCAGACCGTGGAAAACGGTTATCAGGAAGTGGGCGTTCCGTTTGTGGTGAAGAGGGAGTGCATGGAAGGCACCGGCCAGCTTCCCAAATTTGAGGAAGACATGTACGGCACGGAAGACCAGCAGATGTTCCTGATCCCCACGGCGGAAGTTCCGGTCACCAACCTGTACCGGGATACCATTTTACAGGAAAGCGACCTGCCCATCAAGATGGCCGCGTACACGCCCTGCTTCCGCCGGGAAGCCGGAAGCGCCGGCCGCATCAACCGCGGCATGATCCGCGTCCACCAGTTTGACAAGGTGGAACTGGTGCAGATTTTGAAGCCGGAAGACTCGTTCCGGGAGCTGGAAGTGCTCCGCGGCCATGCGGAATCCATTCTTCAGAAGCTGGGGCTTCACTACCGCGTGATTGAACTTTGCACGGGCGACCTCGGCTTTTCCTCCGCCAAGACGTATGATATTGAAGTATGGGCTCCGGGACAGGGTCAGTATCTGGAAGTTTCCTCCTGCTCCTGCTTTACGGACTACCAGGCGCGCCGCATGCGCCTGCGTTACAAGGATGCCGACGGCAGGAACCAGTTCTGCCACACCCTGAACGGTTCCGGAACGGCTCTGCCGCGGCTGTACGTGGCCCTTCTGGAAACCTACCAGCAGCCGGACGGCTCCATACGGATTCCGGAAGCGCTTGTGCCGTATTTCGGCGCGGACTGCATCCGTCCGGAACAGGCCTGA
- a CDS encoding carbon-nitrogen hydrolase produces MPKIALIQLSADARPSVNKEKTEAAIREAAANGAQIVCTQELFTTEYFCRTEECDLFNLAEPVPGELTEAHRKLAAELGVVIVASGFEKRATGLYHNTAWVVDADGSFLGMYRKMHIPQDPGFEEKFYFTPGDLGYKAFDTRFGRIGVLICWDQWYPEAARLTAMQGAEIIFYPTAIGWLPEEKPLLGEQQHCAWETVQRGHAVANGCYVCAVNRVGTEGESEFWGQSFVADYYGQVIAKAPVSDETILYADLDLDALEDHRRIWPFFRDRRIDSYGGITERWGR; encoded by the coding sequence ATGCCGAAAATTGCACTCATTCAACTGTCCGCAGATGCCCGGCCTTCCGTAAACAAGGAGAAGACGGAAGCCGCCATCCGTGAAGCCGCCGCCAACGGCGCGCAGATCGTTTGCACCCAGGAACTTTTTACTACGGAATACTTTTGCAGGACGGAGGAATGCGATTTATTTAACCTGGCGGAACCTGTTCCCGGGGAATTGACGGAAGCCCACCGGAAACTGGCGGCGGAACTGGGCGTGGTGATTGTGGCCTCCGGTTTTGAAAAGCGCGCTACCGGGCTTTACCATAATACCGCCTGGGTGGTGGATGCGGACGGCTCGTTTCTGGGCATGTACCGCAAAATGCACATTCCGCAGGACCCCGGCTTTGAAGAAAAATTCTACTTCACCCCCGGCGACCTGGGCTACAAGGCGTTCGACACCAGATTCGGCCGCATCGGCGTGCTCATCTGCTGGGACCAGTGGTACCCGGAAGCCGCCCGTCTGACGGCCATGCAGGGGGCGGAAATCATTTTCTACCCCACGGCCATCGGCTGGCTGCCGGAGGAAAAGCCCCTGCTGGGGGAACAGCAGCACTGCGCGTGGGAAACCGTGCAGCGCGGCCACGCCGTGGCCAACGGCTGCTACGTCTGCGCCGTCAACCGCGTGGGGACGGAAGGGGAAAGCGAATTCTGGGGGCAGTCCTTTGTGGCGGACTATTATGGACAGGTAATCGCGAAGGCCCCCGTCAGCGATGAAACCATCCTGTACGCGGACCTGGATCTGGACGCGCTGGAAGACCACCGCCGCATCTGGCCCTTCTTCCGCGACCGCCGCATAGACTCCTACGGCGGCATTACGGAACGCTGGGGCAGGTGA